The Scheffersomyces stipitis CBS 6054 chromosome 5, complete sequence genome contains the following window.
GAAAGCAACACTGACCCAATCGGGCTATTGCATGCCTGCGTAAGAACGTCATGGCTGTGTGCAGGCTGAGTTGATATTTCGCCTCCTTTCGGAGGCTGAAACTGCTGGAAATTTCACAATTGGGTTATACTATCTGGCCGGTTGGAACCGTTAGCTCATTTTACAGACTCAGCGATGTGACTATATGGCCGCGCAAATTTTGCTTCTGCCACTGCTAATAatgccttcttctgcttctgcttGAGTTTCCGCCTCAATTTGTGCTTCTGCTTGTTTTTTGTCTACTGAACATTCCTTCTCTCTGGTTAGTCACATGACTTCGCAAAGCCTTCAATTATCTGTGCTAAATTTGGCATTATTCTGCTGCCATGATCTCATCGACTTGGTAAAGCAGGGGGGCAGTAGATCACCAGGTGAACCTACTAGAAGTTCCGTTAAACATTTTACCACTGTCAATGCTGTTTGTGCTATTTGTAGAAGTAGTTAAGATTTTTCTCTCCAAATGCCGCTACGCCTGGCTCTGCTCAGCCTGTTCAATATGCTTAAtttagctgcgaaaaatatCTAATCGTCCTTTTACCATTTTCAACCATGTACCCAAAAATAAGTTGCCATTGGCTTCGTGTGCTTCAAAGACTGGCGTAGTTAAATGATGTGCCGATGTCAAGATACTTTGCCTCTTTGGGTATAGTTATGATCTGATATCTTGAAAGGTGTGCAATTTAGAAGTTTGTGCAGTAGTTTGTTCTCACATTCACCTGGTGTATCTAAAACTCTGTGTCATGTGTGTTTCTCTGCTAGTATCTCCCTTTGCCATAAGCGTCTATCTCTCTTATAATCTCTTGTATCAAAGCTGGTGTCTTTCAGCTTTTCATTTTTCGTCCTTCGTGTCTGTATTCTTCCCAATTGATCCATCCACTGGCCCTTTGGAATCCTTTTTACCTTCCTTGTGATACGCTTCTTCCTGCtctatttctacttctacgAACTATTTCAATCTCTTATTCTAATAAACATTCCTATCCCATACATATACCAAATATCTAATAAAAGCAGCATGCACCCTTTGTACATGCTAATTCTTAACCCTGTGCCTTACCCTATTGATCATCGTCTACATCACCGTCGTAGCCCCACTTGGAACACCACCCATACCACGTTCTCTCCAAACACTTCTTTGGGGACTCGCTAGGCTCGCTgatatcagaagaagtaggGTCTGCTTTTCTGCTAGTGGGCAGAATAGTCGTAGTGGCCGTAGATGAGATCCTGTTGTTCTTTCCGTCGCTGGTAGACGACAGGGGCTTGGGCTTAGGCTTCGGTCTCAATGGATTGGGCATCTCCGGTTCATCTGGTACATCGTCGTCGTGACTAGTGAACCTccagttgaaacaatcGCGACAAGGTGGCTGTTCGATACATTGTGCTGTGTCGTTATAGGCCAAGATGATGTCGTCGATCACCGTATGGATCCGGTGATTCAATAAGTTCACTCGCCAGCCCAAGTCTGTAACTACATCGTATACACATTGGTAGCCTGTGTGACATGCCGTTTCCATGGCGTATCCAGCTACATTACAAGTACTGGAAGCTCCATTGCAAACTCCCATGTAAATTGGATCTGCCGTGTTTCCTACATGCCAGATATTTTCCATGAACTTGGGGATTCCTGGCGGCTGGGGCAAGTGTAATCTCTTGGTAGCCAACATTTCACCCGGAGCTTCAAATGCTACAACTGGTAAGCCATAGGTCCTTCCCAATAAGGAAGCCAAGGCACCTCCTAATGAATGGCCCGTGACCCAAACATTGGTTGTTTCAGGAGGATAAATGGCAGAGACGTTACGATAGAGGTCTAATACCGCCTGGTAGTACTTGTCTTCTCTCAAAAGTTCTTTTTCCAAACAGTCCTGGTTACAAGTATAGGTTTTCTCGTAGCAATTGCAGACTGTCGTCCACATATAACCAACACGAGCGCAACAGCACGAAAACAAGAGATTATCGTTGTCCTTGTCATTTCCAGCAGTTTCGTCGCTTCCTCCACCGGGTAATCCAGCTCCAGATGTTCCTTTGATTCCTATCACTACAGTCTTATTGTCTTTGCTTACAAAGACATGGCCTCTTAAGCCTATATCTTCCCAACCAAAGTTAAGGTCTACGTTTTCCTGGTCAGGTTCCCACTGGCCCACATCGATCCAGTCCAGTTTGTTCTTCTCGTTTTCGTCTTTGGGAAACTTCACATAAGCATTAGATGATATCGTAGCCAACGAAACCAAGGTGTCCTTGTCTTTCATGTTGGGGATATCGATTTCTATCTCATCTTCCCATTCCAACGCTATTCTGTTGAGAATTTTAGGGTCACCTTTAACCTGTAAGGCATAAGAGAGATACGAATCGAGAAAGCCAGGCTCATGTCTGTCTTTAAGTCTCACGACTTTACCCTTTTTGTGGTCCTTTTTGATTGGCAACTGGATCGTAAATGGATTTTTGTGCTTATGTACGTCCGGCCAGTCCATGAGATTGTAGATATCTTCCAAATTCTCGGAGTCTACGGAGCTGTCATCCCTTTTCTGGGCCAATCTCTGGGAAAAATCGGCGAAATAGCTGCTGTGCTTGGCCAAGTAGCTTGGCGTAATGTCCAACCGCCGATGCAATCGATAGTTCTCTGGCCCAGTTCCGTGATGGAAGATATGTTTGAGTTCAAACGTCTGCTCATCTGATTCAGTATGAACCAGCAGAGTCTGTTCTTTATGTAAACTGAAAGGCTCGCTGACAGCATCTTGTTTGGTCAAATCGCTTATTACAGACAGAATTCCAAATCTGCCAATATCAATAGCACCAATAAAGTGGAGATATCCAAGCGATATGGTGGCAATGGAGAAACACACTAATAAATATAAGGCTCGTTGAGGATATATGGATCCTGGCTTTTCCGAAGCTGAAACTGGACGCGTCTTATGGAGAAGACGCCTCTTTTCAGCCGCTAACATATTCTTTGGTTTAAGCTATACACGCGTTTCTAAGTGCCGCCGAACggtgaagaaaagaagaagcatcAACTGGTATGATCTTCTTATCAAGAAATCATAAGAAAGATCCCAACGTTTTGTGGGTATTGCATATAGCACAAGGGTGACCAGATATCCGGTCGCGCAGTCATGTGACAACTCCACACTTCCCCAGGCTAGAGATGCTGAATGGGAGCTTACGATGACTATCGTCTGCCTATTGTGTGTTGTGAAATGGAGGTGATTCCTTCTAATGTTGTGCCAATGGACTACACAAATGTCAATTTGTAGTTAGAGTTCAATATGGTATTTTTTATCAAAAATTGCTCCATTATAGCTCTTTTTTTCTATATATTTTATCGATTTAGTTGCGAAATTCGAAGAACATCTACTTTGTTAAATTGAATAcctttttgaagaatttgcaaAGAATTGGTTTGCATCTTTCGAGTTGACAATTTGGTGAGAAACTACGAAACTGCAAGGAACACCTTTCCGCTGAAGTAATTTCTTATGATCGTATTCGTCATTTAGTGTAGCTTTCTTATAATCTCAGAACATGTCAATTGTAGATGGTCTTCCATTTAGATACGATCCATTCTTATCTtgcaactcttctttcatttCATACTGGTTTTGTAATGTTAATCTTGAATATCATTTGCGTACCACCTGAGGTTGACATTTCAGTTTGTGTTAATAGCAAGTCCTTGCAATAAAGGCAATTTCATACAAAATATTTCCCTATTGTCTTAATGGGAATCgagaaaatcaagaagttatcAGCATGAAatatttattctttctgCAAAGGAAGTTGACTTCTGTGGTTACAatgacgaagttgaaggagttCTAGTTATTTGCCGCAACAGGCGAGAGTTCTCGTCAGAAGATATCATGTTCTCCAAAAGAACAAGCGTGCTATATTTGGCtaacttgatgaagattgatcttggaaagCTACTTAAAAGAATGGCTAGTGAAAAAATATGAAGCCTTCACCCAACAGTGATTGTAAAGTAACCCTGCCCTAAGTACAGCTTCAACACACTTTCAAATGTTTTGCTATACATATATTATAAATTCTGGCCAGGGTTCACAATAGCTTCTATTTTCTGAACTTAGCGAAATAAGCCACTAAAGCTCTAGCCGAGGTGCGATTAGCTCGagagttgaaaattttaAGTAAACCCGTTTGCATGagtcattgttgaagtattcaGTCTAATATACATAGGAAAGTGTTGTTGGTTTTTCAATAAGTTCTCTTCGTGCATAGGATTCTCTTATTTTCTATCTACTTCCCCTTTCCAGCCTGGTGAAGGACTTATCCATTTGGATCCTCGAAATTTACATACATTTGAGTTCTTATCCTATACTAATCGGTGTGGTCTTTGTAGAGACATTTCACATCCCTCCGAACATTTGGAAATTCAATTGTCGACTTTAAAATTGCCTCATCTGCTTGAAAAACTAGAAGTCAAAACCGGTATTTTCATTAAGGGAATGGAACAGCTTATGGAGTTGGTAATTTAAAATCCCTTTGGATATCGGTTGAATCTCTAGAAGAGGAATTCAATCCCAATCTTGGCTATGAATTGGACCTTCCTGATtctattgaagaactttTTGTTAGGGCACATTACAATGCTATTTCGGGCACAACTTACTTGGACTGACTTATTTCTTATTTCCGTAAGTCGAAGAAAATTTAGATTTCTTGACTAATTTGGTGGATTTCAATCCTAGGGGCAATGAATTGGGTGATTGGAGACAAAAGAATGTTGAAAGTCATCTTCTGTCCAATTTTATTAGCTGttagttgcaaaatcgCTTATATTTCTAAAATCGAAAAAAAATCACGAAAGGTTAATCATGATACCTAATTGAATGTGAGAAAATCAGTTTATAAGTACTAAGAAAAACGTAATACATCTCAAGATAATTGCAAATTTGCTTATCCAAACTGAACGGTCTTTTTTCCTAATCTATGGAAATACCTTTTTGGGGTGTGGTTTGCATAGTAGCCGGGGCAACTTCAACCTGCGATTCGAAAAATTCTGGACTGATTTCtacatttcatttttggaTTACGACTCATGGTAGAATCTTGGTACTACAGTAAATAATGCATTGCTATTGTTTTAACGTCAGAGCTGattattgttcttgttgaattcttGTAGATGCCTTCTTATTGcgtcaatttcaatatatcAGGAATTTTCGAAGTATCTTCatgaagaaacaatatGGATTCCGTTGTTCATTTTGATTTGTATCCAGAGCATTTCTATCAAAAAATAATAGATGAGTTACCATTTCTTATTGTTCTAGTACTTGCCTGCAACTCCAGTTCACCCTACCAGAGGTACCTTCTCAATTCCATCTacaaagaaatcgaaatTCAATATATTTCTCCTCTGCCAGGACTAAGACTCGAATTTTTAAAGCAATTTTATCTTCTAAGATATAATG
Protein-coding sequences here:
- a CDS encoding predicted protein, with the protein product MLAAEKRRLLHKTRPVSASEKPGSIYPQRALYLLVCFSIATISLGYLHFIGAIDIGRFGISSVISDLTKQDAVSEPFSLHKEQTSSVHTESDEQTFELKHIFHHGTGPENYRLHRRLDITPSYLAKHSSYFADFSQRLAQKRDDSSVDSENLEDIYNLMDWPDVHKHKNPFTIQLPIKKDHKKGKVVRLKDRHEPGFLDSYLSYALQVKGDPKILNRIALEWEDEIEIDIPNMKDKDTLVSLATISSNAYVKFPKDENEKNKSDWIDVGQWEPDQENVDLNFGWEDIGLRGHVFVSKDNKTVVIGIKGTSGAGLPGGGSDETAGNDKDNDNLLFSCCCARVGYMWTTVCNCYEKTYTCNQDCLEKELLREDKYYQAVLDLYRNVSAIYPPETTNVWVTGHSLGGALASLLGRTYGLPVVAFEAPGEMLATKRLHLPQPPGIPKFMENIWHVGNTADPIYMGVCNGASSTCNVAGYAMETACHTGYQCVYDVVTDLGWRVNLLNHRIHTVIDDIILAYNDTAQCIEQPPCRDCFNWRFTSHDDDVPDEPEMPNPLRPKPKPKPSSSTSDGKNNRISSTATTTISPTSRKADPTSSDISEPSESPKKCLERTWYGWCSKWGYDGDVDDDQ